The DNA segment GATTTATTAAAACTTGTTTGAATTCAATATTCGTAGGTAGGATAGTATGAAGAAGAAAGCTTACTCTTCTTCTGATAATGTAGAAAACATTATCAATACACTTCGTGTGTCTTCTGAGTTAGCAATGAGCGGATTCTCTAACAATTTAGCCGATAGCTTATTGTTAGCAACAATTTTAATAATAACTGCCAATATCGAATGACGAATCTTTTTGAATGTGTAAAAAAAAATGATTTTTTAAAATTCATAAATAATCCTTACAAAAAGAGTATTAGAAATTTTAGAAAAGATTTTATAATTTTCATTTTTCTTACAATTTTAAACTTCTTGGTTTTATTTATTAAATCTTTTTATACTGATGAACCATTTATTGAAGAAAGTGATTTGACATTATATAATATTGAAAAAATTTTTCCATATCTAATTTTAATTCCGTTAATTGAAGAATTTGGTTATAGAGGATTTTTGAGATTTAAGAATAAAAATATTTTTATAATTAGTGTCATTGCTTTAATAATTTTATTAGCAACATTTATCAAAGTCGACATCTATCGAAACTCATCGATAATAGTATTAATTATCTTAACAGGCTTTATTTACTTTCAAAATCAACGCTATGAAAAATTTTTGCTTTATATTAATGATAATTTAAAATATTTAATCTGGATTTCTTCAATTATTTTTGGTCTTATGCACTTATCAAACTTCCATAATTTTGAATATATAAATTTATTAGGTATAACAGAGAAAATAATTGCTGGTTTATTTTTCTGTTATATTACCCGAAAATATAATATTTTTTATTCTTACTTTTTTCACGCATTAAATAATAGTTTGCCATTTTTAATTATTATTGCTTACAAACTAATAATATAAAAAACTGTTGGCTAACACGGTATTTCTATTAGCGGGTCGGAAGTTCCTATCAGCAAGATTTTTGCTAGTTGTTCAATTTGTTATATTTACAAAGACTTGTTATAAAAAGTCCCCGCCAACAGAAATACCCAAACGATATATAAAGGTTAATGTAAAAAATTTAAAGCTGAAAAAAAATGCAGAATTCTGATAAAATGTTAATCAAAATTTTGATTGATGCTTTTGTCATAAAAAGATAATTATACAACTCGCTCTATAAAAAATATTGACTATGGAAGCAACATCTATTGATTTACTGATTAAAAAACTTGAAAAAGCTCCCCAAGGTGTTTTAGAACGTGTTATTGGATATGTTGATGCACTTGTAGAACCAACCATAAAAACTAAACCTTACAACTTGTCTGCAACCCAACAGCAAATTTTATACGGACAGCTGGACTCCGACAAAACTACTTATACTGATGCCGAAACTCTTTATTCTGATTTAAAGAATAAGTATGAATTATAAGATTATAGTTTCGCCTATTGCTTCTAAAAATGTTGAAAATGCAGTTGCATACTACATTGAAAATGCTCAAAAAATGTTCACGATAAAAATATTTCTGCTCTAAAATAGTTACTTATTTAAAACTGTAATAAATTTTATATTTTTAGGCTATTCATAGATGTTTTATATAACACTTATTTTTGTTCTAGGGAAGAATTATTAAAATCAAAAACCGCTTCGAAATGAAGCGGGGTTTCAATTGTAATTTAGTACGCTTCGAGGTCAACCCCGATAGCTATCGGGGATCGAAGAGCGAGAACTAAAATTCGCAAAGCTGGGAGCTACAGCTAAACTTCTCACAACTGGGAAAACGACATTTCGCGCAATTGGCTTATATTTTAATTCTTTATATTTCGTTTTGCTAATCCGCTTTATCTGAAATAATGATGCCATCAAAACTTTTGCCAATACTATTGGAATTTTTTATAATAAAATAAACTCTATTCTCTTTCTGAGTGAGTTTAAATTCAAATGGGTATACTCCATCATCATTTTTAAGCGCTTGAGGATTAACCAATTCATTCGAGTCATCTAAGTTATTGGAAAACAAAACTTCATCAGATTTATTATAAGCCTCAATTACAAAAGTGCCTTCGTACTTAGAGCCTAATTTATTGCTGTTTTTTTCGGAAGGAACAACATTAATTCTAGCTTCGTCAAAAACAAATTTATCTTCTAACGCGTTGGTTATCTTCAACAAACTATCATTTTTTTGCTTTAACGAATCTATTTCTAAATTTAATTTTTCTATATTTTTGTCGCAACTGATAAAAACGATTGACAGTAATAAAACTAATTTTTTCATTGGTTAGTTAGGATTTTTTATAACAAATACTTTTTTAAATGCTCGCTCT comes from the Flavobacterium ardleyense genome and includes:
- a CDS encoding CPBP family intramembrane glutamic endopeptidase — encoded protein: MTNLFECVKKNDFLKFINNPYKKSIRNFRKDFIIFIFLTILNFLVLFIKSFYTDEPFIEESDLTLYNIEKIFPYLILIPLIEEFGYRGFLRFKNKNIFIISVIALIILLATFIKVDIYRNSSIIVLIILTGFIYFQNQRYEKFLLYINDNLKYLIWISSIIFGLMHLSNFHNFEYINLLGITEKIIAGLFFCYITRKYNIFYSYFFHALNNSLPFLIIIAYKLII